Proteins from one Ipomoea triloba cultivar NCNSP0323 chromosome 1, ASM357664v1 genomic window:
- the LOC116017698 gene encoding putative PAP-specific phosphatase, mitochondrial: MDLLLRYSAVRFPKAHPCRPFDQPPRRRCFTVRLSSRLPFSEQKAKYYKELEAAVDVVERACRLCVDVKKSLLSSDGDGQILEKNDQTPVTVADFGVQALVSLEMGRLFPSIPLVAEEDSASLRVNNLVDPVVDVVTTKATFGDKLTEDDVLRAIDRGGKDAYTFGPSPATYWVLDPIDGTRGFVKGGDALYVVGLALVVEGQIVLGVMGCPNWKEYNSDNSSAGYNEKTPMTSGILMVSHLGCGTWRKRLWNTQSGELSNNWTRCSVDECQLVKDASFCIPESQTWELIPLSALFNAKNQAEKVGDRDILLLSACCGSLCKYLMVASGRASVFIIHVKTGKLIRAWDHAVGVICIHEAGGKVSDWRGSDIDFAEDEVERRLIFPSGGILVTNQSLHKDILGMISSSSSVVY; the protein is encoded by the exons ATGGATCTTCTCCTTCGCTACTCCGCCGTTCGATTCCCCAAAGCTCATCCATGCCGTCCGTTCGATCAGCCTCCCCGCCGGCGCTGCTTCACCGTGAG GTTGAGTTCGAGGCTTCCGTTTTCGGAGCAGAAAGCGAAATACTACAAAGAACTCGAGGCAGCCGTGGATGTTGTTGAGAGAGCTTGTCGTCTCTGCGTTGAT GTTAAGAAGTCATTGCTCTCCAGTGATGGTGATGGACAAATTCTTGAGAAAAATGACCAGACCCCAGTGACTGTTGCAGATTTTGGAGTGCAGGCTTTAGTTAGCTTGG AGATGGGTAGACTATTTCCCTCTATTCCTCTGGTGGCTGAAGAAGACTCGGCATCTTTGCGTGTGAATAATCTGGTTGATCCTGTGGTTGATGTGGTTACAACTAAAGCAACATTTGGAGATAAGTTGACAGAGGATGATGTTCTGAGAGCAATTGACAGAGGTGGAAAGGATGCCTACACATTTGGCCCTTCTCCGGCCACTTATTGG GTATTGGATCCTATTGATGGGACAAGAGGGTTTGTTAAAGGTGGCGATGCTCTGTATGTG GTTGGCTTGGCTCTTGTAGTTGAGGGACAAATTGTTTTAGGAGTTATGGGCTGCCCAAACTGGAAGGAATACAATTCTGACAATTCCTCAGCTGGATACAATGAGAAAACGCCCATGACATCAGGAATCCTAATGGTTTCTCATTTGGGATGTGGAACATGGAGAAAGAGGTTATGGAACACACAAAGTGGTGAATTGTCTAATAACTGGACCAGATGCTCTGTTGATGAGTGCCAATTAGTTAAGGATGCAAGCTTTTGCATTCCAGAGTCTCAAACATGGGAGTTAATACCCCTATCAGCtttatttaatgcaaaaaatCAGGCTGAAAAAGTTGGAGACAGAGACATTCTTCTTTTGTCTGCTTGCTGTGGAAG CTTATGTAAATATTTGATGGTGGCTTCTGGAAGGGCATCAGTTTTTATTATCCATGTGAAGACTGGAAAACTCATCAGG GCATGGGATCATGCTGTAGGAGTCATATGCATCCATGAAGCTGGAGGAAAG GTGAGTGACTGGAGAGGGAGTGATATTGATTTTGCAGAAGATGAAGTTGAACGGCGACTCATATTTCCTTCCGGGGGCATTCTTGTGACCAATCAAAGCTTACACAAGGATATATTAGGGATGATCTCTTCAAGTTCATCAGTGGTTTATTAG